In Bacillus thuringiensis, the DNA window AGAGTTACCACGAGCTCCCATTAATAATCCTTTGGCTAAACTTACACCGACTTTACCAGCGTGCTGTGAAGGATTTGCTTTCACTTCACGTGCGCCTGAAGTCATTGATAAGTTCATGTTTGTACCGGTATCGCCATCTGGAACCGGAAATACGTTTAATGCATCAACAAGCTGAACATTATTTGTTAAATTATTCGCTCCTTGCATGATCATTTGTGATAAACGTTTCCCATCAATTTTTTGAATTGACACAGATTTTCCTCCTTAATGCACATTACAAGTTTATTACTTTAACTCCTTGTACGTAGATGTTTACAGAATCTACTGCTAGTCCTACAGTTTGATCTAATGTATATTTCACTTTCGTCTGCACGTTATGTGCTACTTCTGAAATTTTCGTACCATAGCTCACAATAATATACATATCAATATGTACTTCATCTTCATCTTTACGAACAATAACACCTCTAGTGAAGTTTTCTTTTCGTAAAATATCTGTTAAACCATCTTTTAACTGATTTTTTGATGCCATACCTACGATACCGTAGCAATCTACTGCGGCACCTCCAGCAATTGTTGCAATTACATCTGTACTAATATCAATTTGACCATACTTCGTTTTAATTTCAATTGACATCTCGTTTTCCCCCTTCATAAATGGTGAAAGTGAGCTAGACTACTTTAGTTACTATCATATAATCTTTTTAAAGAAAATTCCATCGTTCTTTCTTTTCACTCTCATATTTTATGTTTTAAATCACATTTTTTATGATGAGCAAAATAGTCCATTGTTATTATACAACATGTACCACTATAATATGTCAAGTAATTTTTCTTGATTTCAACTTTTCATCATCGACATATGGTGTCAAGTAATTTTTCTTGATTTCTTTTTTCTACGGTGTTGCATTCTCTTTTTAGTTGTGTTAAATTATAGTAGTGTTTTTAGCATCGCAAAAAAGACTAACATTGAAAAATTACGTATGGTAAGGTATCAAGGGAGGGAAATATAAATGGCTCGTGTTTGTGCTATCACTGGAAGAAAAGCTCGTTCTGGTAACTCTCGTTCTCACGCAATGAACGCTACAAAACGTAAATGGGGCGCTAACCTTCAAAAAGTTCGCGTACGCATCGACGGAAAAGTTCAACGTGTTTACGTTTCTGCTAGAGCATTAAAATCTGGCAAAATCGAACGTGTTTAATAATAAAAAAAAGAGCCGCTAGGCTCTTTTTTTACTATGACAATAGAAAAAGCACCGGTAATAGGTGCTTTTTTTAATCTTTTTTGAAGGTATTTAACATGGCACGAACAATTCCACCAAGAAATTTAGGTAACTTAATTGTATAAAATCTCATGGTTTCCCTCCTAATCCCCATTACTCCACTTGTTCACTATATGATGTAAGGAGCAAAATTGTTTCTTTAATCAGTGCTTCTTATCACCATTAATATGCCAGAAGTAAATGAAAAAGTACCTTTTTCCTCAACGAGTTCATTACTAATACAAAGTGTTGATCCCCACTCTATTGTTTTATTAGTTAGAGGATACTTAAAACCAAGTAATGTAATCCCTTCCACTATTTCAGTAACTGGCACAAAAGATACATAAGGGAAATTTTTATTGTCTTCAATTATATGTGTACCCACTTTTTTCACGCTTATTTCATTTTTATTGTCTACAATACACATTTCTATCCCTACTTCTAGCCCTCTTAAAAGCATCTGTATATTTGCTAAACCGTGATCCAGCCTTCCACCAGTAGCACCAAAAATACGAATCAATGTCGGATTTTGTTCTAACGCCCAGTTAATCGCAATTTCTAAATCTGTTTGGTCTTTTTCACGAGGCACAATATGTAAGTCATTTGTTTGCTGACCCATCCATACTAATTCCTCTTCAGTAACTGAATCATAATCTCCAAACGCAACAGCTGGAGTAATCCCTCCTTTTAATAAACGATATACACCTCTATCAACTGCCGCCCACACTACTTTCTCATTTTCATATCGAGAAAAATCTGCACAATATTCCGCAGGTCCGCCCGCTAAAATATGAATAATCATGTTTCCTTCCCCTTCTATTGTAAAAAGGCAATCTGCCATTCGGTAGATTGCCTTTTTACATATTTTTTCTCTACCCTTTATAAATAGTGAAAACTTACTACACTAGAAGTTTCACTAGGATAAAGACTCGTTCATTCATTATCCACGAATGACACGAATTGCTTCACCGCGGTCTTTTTGATTGTATACTGCTGATCCAGCTACAAGTACATTTGCTCCTGCTTCAACACAAAGCCTTGCTGTTTCAGCGTTCACACCACCATCAACTTCAATTTCTACTTCTAGATTACGCTCTTTAACCATCTCTGCAACTTGTTTAATTTTCGGTAATACAGAATGGATAAATTTCTGTCCACCAAATCCTGGGTTTACTGTCATAAGTAATACCATATCTATATCTTCTAATACATGCTCAATCGTTGAAACTGGCGTATGCGGATTTAATACAACTCCCGCTTTAATGCCATGAGATTTAATTAACTGAATTGTACGATGCAGATGAGGGCACGTCTCTACATGAACAGTAATGATATCCGCTCCCGCTTTTGCGAAAGTCGGGATATAGTTATCAGGATTTTCAATCATTAAATGTACATCTAATGGTAACGATGTGATCGGACGGATAGCTTCTACAATTAATGGTCCAATCGTAATATTTGGTACGAAATGTCCATCCATTACATCGACGTGAATGTAATCCGCTCCGCCTTTTTCTACATCTTTAATCTCTTCCCCTAATTTTGAAAAATCTGCTGATAAGATTGATGGTGCAATTTTAATCATAACTAATACCTCGGCTTTCTCTCTCTAATTTCTTCTACGAATTGTTTGTAATTCTTATAACGATATTCTGTAATTTTTCCTTCTTCAACCGCAGTCTTCACGGCACATTTCGGTTCAGAAAGATGTGTACACCCTCTAAATTTACAGTATTGGCTCGCTTCTTTCAACTCTGGAAAACAATATGTAAGATCTTCTACCTCTATATCTATGAAATCAAGTGAACTAAAACCAGGTGTATCTGCAACTAGTCCGCTTCCAACCGCAATTAATTCCACGTGTCTTGTCGTATGTTTCCCGCGTCCTAAATGCGAGGAAATATCATTCGTTTTCAGTTCTAAATCCGGGCGTAAAACGTTAAGCATAGAAGATTTCCCAACACCAGATTGCCCTGCAACAACAGAAACACAACCTTCTAAGAATGGTTTTAAAATATCAATACTTTCCGATGTGTTTATAGAAGTAAATAATACATCATATCCCATCTCACGATAGTCATTCGCATAAGATTCAACAGTCTCTCTCATTTTTTCATCCACTAAATCCATCTTACTAATGCAAATAATTGGCTTAATGTTATGATATTCAATCAGCACTAAAAATCGATCTAACAGTCCCGGATTAAAATCTGGTTCTACTGCAGAGAAAACGAGAATTGCTTGATCCACATTAGCAATAGGAGGCCTAACAAGTTCATTTTTCCGATCAAATACTTCAAGCACGTATCCTTCACTTGGATTATCTGCTTGAAAAACAACTTGGTCTCCTACTAGTGGTGTAATTTTATTTTTTCTGAACACACCACGCCCGCGGCATTGTGTAATCCCTTCTTCATGCTGCACATAATAAAACCCACTTAGAGCCTTTACAATTTTACCTTCTGGCATATAATTCTCCTTTATTTTGTATAAAGTGAAACTGTAATTAATATTGAATGATTTAAAATTCTTTACATACTTATTTCAAAACCCGTCATATATACAAGTTAATATATTTAATCTACCATCAAATTTAATATATTATTTATCACAGTATCACTTTTATAGCTTTTTGAATCATATATTTTTGCCTGTTATACAGTCCACTATATGTAGACAGCATAACAGGCAAGAGTAATACATTCCATCCCCTCTAGAAAGAAAATAGAAGTCATTATTATTGAGTTGGGTATGGTACTTCTTTGTCGATAATGGTTACACCATCTCGTACAATTTTATAATGTCCTTTTGTACCTTCTTGAATTACAAATTCTAAAGAAATAGTTGCCGACTCTGAAATTGTTCTAGTTTCAATTGGTCTATCCATTTTTTGTTGCATGTCTTCTTTATAAATTTCAATTGTTTGCGGTTTTTTCTCACCTATTATAGAAGGCTCATACGGAATAGAAATATTATCCACTTTCACTGTTTTCGTTACTTTCGGCTTAGGACCCTCTGAGATAACAATCGTCACTTTATCTCCTTCTTTTAACGGCGTTCCTGGTTTTGGAGATTGCGAAATTACAAGTCCTTTATCAACAGTATCGGAATACTCTCGTTTTATATCTGGAGTTAGTTTTCTCTCATTCAAATAACCATTTACGCTATTTTCAGTCCATCCTGAAAAATCACCTGGTCTAATTTGATACGGACCTTTACTTACCCAAACTTTCAGTTCTTGTTCCGCCTCTACTACCATTTGATCCGGCGTAGGAATTTGCTCTACGATTTCACCTTTTGGCCTATCATTTTCAATATAATTTATTGTAACTTGTTTATATTTTTCTTCTAATTCAGCCCTTATACTCTCAAAATCTTTTCCTGTAAGATCACTCATCTTACTTTTCTTTTTTCCACCTGATTGATAGATAGTAATTTTAGAGTTTTCCTTCACGACTCTTCCTGCCATTGGCTCTGTTTTTATCACATCACCGGTTTCAACATCATCTGTATATACAATATTAGGTTCCGTAACCTCAAAACCCTTTTCAACCAATGTATTTACTGCTGTCGTATATTTCATACCAGCTACATCAGGGACTTTTACATCTTTTGGAATAAAAAACCCTGGAATAACAGTAAGCGCTAACGTTATTCCAATCGCTAAAAGTAAAAATGTCGTAATTAAAACTTTGAGCCATTTATTACTTCGTTTTTTCTTCTTATTTAATTCCGTTTCTTCTTTTCTTGTCTGTTCATCCACTTTACTTCCTTTTAAAACAATTGTTTCATCAGTTACATTTCCGAATAATTGCTCTTGTTGAATAATGGGAATCGCTTTTGTCGCTTCCATATCTTCCGGTATGTAAAATGGCTGCTCATTTATCCTCTCTGGATATAACGCAGTTTCAATATCTCGTTTCATCGCATTGGCAGATTGATATCGATGAAACGGATCTTTCGCAGTTGCCTTTAATATAATATTTTCGACACTTTGCGGAATATTTTCATTCCATCTTTTGGGAGACGGAATTTCACTTTGTAAATGTTTTAAAGCTATAGCAACAGCAGATTCGCCAGAAAACGGTTGTCTTCCTGTTAACAACTCAAACATAACGATTCCTAGGGAATAAATATCTGATTGTTTATTCGCTATCCCGCCACGTGCTTGTTCTGGTGATAAGTAATGCACCGAACCGAGTACCGAATTTGTATGTGTAATTGTTGTTGCACTTGTAGCTGTCGCAATTCCAAAATCTGTTACTTTTATTACTCCATCAGCTCGAATTAAAATATTGTGCGGTTTAATATCACGGTGCACAATTTCAAAATGATGGGCGTGTGCC includes these proteins:
- a CDS encoding Asp23/Gls24 family envelope stress response protein, whose translation is MSIEIKTKYGQIDISTDVIATIAGGAAVDCYGIVGMASKNQLKDGLTDILRKENFTRGVIVRKDEDEVHIDMYIIVSYGTKISEVAHNVQTKVKYTLDQTVGLAVDSVNIYVQGVKVINL
- the rpmB gene encoding 50S ribosomal protein L28, with product MARVCAITGRKARSGNSRSHAMNATKRKWGANLQKVRVRIDGKVQRVYVSARALKSGKIERV
- the spoVM gene encoding stage V sporulation protein SpoVM yields the protein MRFYTIKLPKFLGGIVRAMLNTFKKD
- a CDS encoding thiamine diphosphokinase, whose product is MADCLFTIEGEGNMIIHILAGGPAEYCADFSRYENEKVVWAAVDRGVYRLLKGGITPAVAFGDYDSVTEEELVWMGQQTNDLHIVPREKDQTDLEIAINWALEQNPTLIRIFGATGGRLDHGLANIQMLLRGLEVGIEMCIVDNKNEISVKKVGTHIIEDNKNFPYVSFVPVTEIVEGITLLGFKYPLTNKTIEWGSTLCISNELVEEKGTFSFTSGILMVIRSTD
- the rpe gene encoding ribulose-phosphate 3-epimerase, with product MIKIAPSILSADFSKLGEEIKDVEKGGADYIHVDVMDGHFVPNITIGPLIVEAIRPITSLPLDVHLMIENPDNYIPTFAKAGADIITVHVETCPHLHRTIQLIKSHGIKAGVVLNPHTPVSTIEHVLEDIDMVLLMTVNPGFGGQKFIHSVLPKIKQVAEMVKERNLEVEIEVDGGVNAETARLCVEAGANVLVAGSAVYNQKDRGEAIRVIRG
- the rsgA gene encoding ribosome small subunit-dependent GTPase A, whose protein sequence is MPEGKIVKALSGFYYVQHEEGITQCRGRGVFRKNKITPLVGDQVVFQADNPSEGYVLEVFDRKNELVRPPIANVDQAILVFSAVEPDFNPGLLDRFLVLIEYHNIKPIICISKMDLVDEKMRETVESYANDYREMGYDVLFTSINTSESIDILKPFLEGCVSVVAGQSGVGKSSMLNVLRPDLELKTNDISSHLGRGKHTTRHVELIAVGSGLVADTPGFSSLDFIDIEVEDLTYCFPELKEASQYCKFRGCTHLSEPKCAVKTAVEEGKITEYRYKNYKQFVEEIRERKPRY
- the prkC gene encoding serine/threonine protein kinase PrkC, producing MLIGKRLNDRYKLLKMIGGGGMANVYLAHDDILGRDVAVKILRLDYSNNEEFIKRFHREAQSVTTLSHPNIVNMYDVGEEDGIYYLVMEYVPGQTLKQYIIERGMLPIGEALDIMEQLTSAMAHAHHFEIVHRDIKPHNILIRADGVIKVTDFGIATATSATTITHTNSVLGSVHYLSPEQARGGIANKQSDIYSLGIVMFELLTGRQPFSGESAVAIALKHLQSEIPSPKRWNENIPQSVENIILKATAKDPFHRYQSANAMKRDIETALYPERINEQPFYIPEDMEATKAIPIIQQEQLFGNVTDETIVLKGSKVDEQTRKEETELNKKKKRSNKWLKVLITTFLLLAIGITLALTVIPGFFIPKDVKVPDVAGMKYTTAVNTLVEKGFEVTEPNIVYTDDVETGDVIKTEPMAGRVVKENSKITIYQSGGKKKSKMSDLTGKDFESIRAELEEKYKQVTINYIENDRPKGEIVEQIPTPDQMVVEAEQELKVWVSKGPYQIRPGDFSGWTENSVNGYLNERKLTPDIKREYSDTVDKGLVISQSPKPGTPLKEGDKVTIVISEGPKPKVTKTVKVDNISIPYEPSIIGEKKPQTIEIYKEDMQQKMDRPIETRTISESATISLEFVIQEGTKGHYKIVRDGVTIIDKEVPYPTQ